The region CCGAGCGGATCGCAACCGTGACGCTCAACCGGCCGGAAGCCCTCAACTCGCTCGACCCCGAGACGCTCGTCGAGCTCAACGAAGCGTTTCCGCGTCTCGACCAGAATGACGATGTGCGAGTCGTCATCCTGACGGGAAGCGGCGACAAGGCGTTTTGTACCGGTTCTGACCTGAAGAAAACCATGCCGCCCGCCGAAAGCGTCGCGCAGCTGACGTTCGGCCGCAAGTTGCCTTACTACCCCTTCGCCGGACTCGATATCGAGAAGCCCATCGTGTGCGCAGTGAATGGCTATGCGCTCGCGGGCGGAATGGAGTTGGCCTTGCTCAGCGATGTGCGTGTCGCCGCGTCGAACGCGGAGTTCGGCCAGTCGGAGGTTCGCGTTGGGAGCATTCCGGCAGCGGGCGGCACCCAGCGCCTGCCCCGGCTGATCGGCCGGTCAGACGCCATGCTCATGATGCTGACCGGCGACCGCATCGACGCCGCAGCGGCCCTGCGACTCGGTCTGGTCAGCGCCGTGGTGGAGCCCGAGGCGCTGCAGGCGCATGCGCGTGCCATTGCGCGTCGCATGGCGGAGAACGCGCCCCTGTCCGTGCGCGCGATCAAGCGCCTGGTTCGAGACGGGATGGATGAGGACCTCGAGGCGGCCATCCGCCGCGAACAGTATGTGCTGGGGGTGCTGCGAGACACGCAGGACCGGATCGAAGGCCGCCGCGCGTTCCAGGAGCGCCGACCGCCGGTGTACCAGGGCCGATGAACATGCGCGAGTCCGGCAAGCCCGCCACGCGGAGCATCGAAGTCGAATTGGGCGAGGGCGGGGTCGCCATGATCACGATCAACAGGCCGCACAAGCGAAACGCGTTGGACCGCGCCGCGAGAGGCGAGCTACGTGAAGCGCTGATCGCCACGTCGGACGGAGGGTTCCGGTGCGTGATCGTCACGGGCACGGGCGCATCCTTCTGTTCCGGCGTGGACTTGAAGGAATACGCGGCCGATCGCGCAAGCCATGTGACGGAGGAACCGGCGACCGACTGGACGGAGATCAACCTGGCCATCCGCTCACACCCGGCGGTATTCATCAGCGCGGTCAACGGTGTGGCGCTGGGGGGCGGCGTGACGCTCCTCGGCGTGTGCGATCTCGCGCTGGCGGCAGACGACGCAATCATCGGGCTGCCCGAGGTGTCGTTCGGCGCGTTTCCGCAGCTCTCTGGCCCTGCCGCCCAATTCCACCTCACGCCAAAGAGGGCGGCGTGGCTAGCCCTCACGGCCGACCAGATCGACGGCGCCACCGCGGCACAGTGGGGGCTCGTGAACGAGTCGCTGCCGGCCGATCGTCTCATTGCGCGAGCGCGTGAAATCGCGGCGCGGATCGCGGCTTTCAAGCCGGAGGTTCTCTCGAAAACAAAGTCGGCGCTTGACGATATGCCGGGCATGACGCGCCCGTGGCGCCAGGCATTCGAGCGTGGACTGCGGGTGAACGACGAATTGCGGCATGGAATCCCGGCTCGCTAAGGAAACGCGATGAAATTTTCTCTTCGTGCTGCGTGCACGTCCTTGATGCTGGCCACGGCGGCGTGCTCTGCGGCGCATGCGGCGGACCGGCCATACCCCGAGCGACCGGTGCGCCTCGTGGTCCCGACGGCCGCGGGCGGGCCCACCGACTATGTGGCTAGACAGCTTGCCCAGCAACTGTCGACAAGCCTTCAGCAGCCGGTCGTCGTGCACAACATTCCTGGCGCCTCGGGCGTTCTCGGGGCGGCCGAAGTGGCGCGTGACAAGCCCGATGGTTACACCCTGCTCTTCACGCTGAACACACCCATCACGCTTGTTCCGGCCACAGGAAAAAAACTGGGTTACGACGTTAAACGCGATCTCGTGCCACTCGCACATATCGCGAGCACCCCTCTGGTCCTGTATGTCGGGTCCGCGCTCCAGATCAACAGTTTCGATCAGTTCGTCACCCGCGCACGCCAGCGGAAGGGGAGTGTGAGCTATGGCTTTCCGGGAACGGGATCTTCCTTCCATATCCTGGGCGAGTACCTGAACAAGACCCTGGCTCTCGATCTGGTCGCGGTGCCGTACAAGGGCGCGGCGCCTATGCTCAATGACCTCGTGGGTGGCCAGCTGTCCGCGGGAATCAATGACATCGGCGTCACGGCCCCGTTCGTTAAGTCCGGAAAACTACGTGCCTTGGCCGTGACTGGCGAGCGCCGATCGCCCGCCGCGCCGGACATTCCCACTTTCGGCGAACTGGGCATTGCGCACGTCGAGCGCCTTTCGCCCTGGTGGGGCGTGTTCGCTCGCGCAGGCACGCCGGAGCAGATTGTTGCCAAGGTCTCGCAGGAAGTGGTGAAGGCAATGAACGATCCCGCGCTGCGCGCCCGCCTTGCCGAGTCCGGCTACGAGGTGACGGGCTGGGGGCCGGTAGCCACCGCGCGCGCCATCGACGAGGAGATGATCCGGTGGCGCGAAATCCTGTCGCAGTTGGGCGACCTGAAATTCGAATAAGGAGACGAGATCGTGAATACAACCATCTGCACCTCGCGACGGGCGTTGCTTGCTGCTTCGCTCGTCGGGGGGATCATACCGGCGAAGCTGCTCGCCGAAGAAGCGCCCTGGCCCAAGGCGCGGACGCTTCGCATCCTCAACGGATTCACCGCCGGGAGCGCGACCGACGTCGTCGCAAGGGCCGTCGCACCTGCGCTCGCAGAAGCGCTGGGCGCGCATTCC is a window of Caenimonas aquaedulcis DNA encoding:
- a CDS encoding enoyl-CoA hydratase/isomerase family protein; this encodes MTLLIEISERIATVTLNRPEALNSLDPETLVELNEAFPRLDQNDDVRVVILTGSGDKAFCTGSDLKKTMPPAESVAQLTFGRKLPYYPFAGLDIEKPIVCAVNGYALAGGMELALLSDVRVAASNAEFGQSEVRVGSIPAAGGTQRLPRLIGRSDAMLMMLTGDRIDAAAALRLGLVSAVVEPEALQAHARAIARRMAENAPLSVRAIKRLVRDGMDEDLEAAIRREQYVLGVLRDTQDRIEGRRAFQERRPPVYQGR
- a CDS encoding Bug family tripartite tricarboxylate transporter substrate binding protein, whose protein sequence is MKFSLRAACTSLMLATAACSAAHAADRPYPERPVRLVVPTAAGGPTDYVARQLAQQLSTSLQQPVVVHNIPGASGVLGAAEVARDKPDGYTLLFTLNTPITLVPATGKKLGYDVKRDLVPLAHIASTPLVLYVGSALQINSFDQFVTRARQRKGSVSYGFPGTGSSFHILGEYLNKTLALDLVAVPYKGAAPMLNDLVGGQLSAGINDIGVTAPFVKSGKLRALAVTGERRSPAAPDIPTFGELGIAHVERLSPWWGVFARAGTPEQIVAKVSQEVVKAMNDPALRARLAESGYEVTGWGPVATARAIDEEMIRWREILSQLGDLKFE
- a CDS encoding enoyl-CoA hydratase/isomerase family protein, which codes for MNMRESGKPATRSIEVELGEGGVAMITINRPHKRNALDRAARGELREALIATSDGGFRCVIVTGTGASFCSGVDLKEYAADRASHVTEEPATDWTEINLAIRSHPAVFISAVNGVALGGGVTLLGVCDLALAADDAIIGLPEVSFGAFPQLSGPAAQFHLTPKRAAWLALTADQIDGATAAQWGLVNESLPADRLIARAREIAARIAAFKPEVLSKTKSALDDMPGMTRPWRQAFERGLRVNDELRHGIPAR